A single window of Hemicordylus capensis ecotype Gifberg chromosome 15, rHemCap1.1.pri, whole genome shotgun sequence DNA harbors:
- the TTC28 gene encoding tetratricopeptide repeat protein 28 isoform X1 yields the protein MEEQAAAAAAAAARRSWRWRRQQQQQPSPGESEDGDGDGGEAERAEDEPEQPRPPLLLLRPARRLSLFASKGLGGRAPEGPMLSKAEFVEKVRQSNQACREGDFHTAIGLYGEALGVDPQNCILYSNRSAAYTKTQQYERALEDALKARLLNPKWPKAYFRQGVALQYLGRHADALAAFASGLAQDPKSLQLLVGMVEAAMKSPMRESLEPTYQQLQKMKLEKSPFVVVSVVGQELLTAGHHGASVVVLEAALKIGTCSLKLRGSVFSALSSAHWSLGNAEKSTGYMQQDLDVAKTLGDQMGECRAHGNLGSAFFSKGSYREALTNHRHQLMLAMKLKDREAASSALSSLGHVYTAIGDYPNALASHKQCVLLAKQGKDELSEARELGNMGAVYIAMGDFEHAVQSHEQHLAIAKALGNQREEARAYSNLGSAYHYRRNFDKAMSYHNHVLELAQRLGEKPIEMRAYAGLGHAARCMQDLPRAQQYHQQQLSIAESLQDRAAEGRASSNLGIIHQMKGDYETALKLHKAHLSIAQELNDYAAQGRAYGNMGNAYNALGAFDQAVKYHRQELQISMEVNDRASQASTHGNLAVAYQALGAHDRALQHYQNHLNIARELRDVQSEARALGNLGNFHSSRGEFAQATPYYEQYLQLSPELQDMEGEGKVCHNLGYAHYCLGHFEEAVKFYEQDLALAKDLHDKLSQAKAYCNLGLAFKALARFGQAEECQKYLLSLAQALGNAQAKFRALGNLGDIAVCRKDLAGAIKCYEQQLGLAHQATDRRLEASAYAALGSAYRLVQKYDKALGYHTQELEVYQELGEVPGECRAHGHLAAVYMALGKFTMAFKCYEEQLELGQRLKEPGIEAQVYGNMGLTKMNLSAVEEAIGYFEQELATLQQLSGSEAVLSRGRAFGNLGDCYEALGDFEEAIKYYEQYLSVAQSLRHMQDQVKAYWGLGSGHRAMGNLQQALVCFEKRLVVAHELGEAFDKAQAYGELGTLHSQLGNYEQAISCLERQLGIAREMKDQALEGSAACGLGSVYQQMGEFDMALQFHQMDLRIAEETGNPACQGRAYGNLGLTYESLGTYERAVVYQEQHLSLAAQMNDLVAKTASYSSLGRTHHALQNYSQAVMYLQEGLRLAEQLGRREDEARIRHGLGLSLWASGNLEEAQHQLYRASALFETIRHEAQLSTDYKLSLFDLQTASYQALQRVLVSLGHHEEALAVAERGRTRAFADLLVERQTGQQDSDPDCPVTVDQVLETVNGQRGLVLYYSLAAGYLYSWLLAPGAGILKFHECFLGDGPAESAGDFQESSASLQAVTSTTLEQLSASVREALGVDSYYVRACASSETESEAGDLNEQPFEEANNKLNSATDPSGFLRMVSRNNLLNRSCQSMSSLFSGPVSPAKEATSSLPRRPASFSKPPLRALYDLLIGPMEGGLMHSSGPVGRPRQLTLVLEGELYLVPFALLKGSSSNEYLYERFSLIAVPSIRALGPSAKSQAKKTPAAYAGSPSMAAVIGSPKLPSSVMDRWLWGPMPSAEEEAYAVSELLGCQPLVGGLATKERVMSALAQAECAHFATHISWKLAALVLTPSAEGGAAGAGSGGGGGSGGSSKSSFGNSYTIPESLRVQDDASDAESLSDCPPLQEFLLTAADVLELRLPLKLVVLGAYQESPSSKATADGVIGLTRAFLAAGAHCVLVALWPVPVPASKLFVHAFYTALLSGLKASAALAEAMKAVQSSPQFGHPSNWAGFTLIGSDVKLNSPSSLIGQALTDILQHPERARDALRVLLHLVEKSLQRIHSGQHNSMYTSQQSVENKVGGIPGWQALLTAVGFRLDPPASGLPAAVFFPTADPGDRLQQCSTTIQSLLGLPSAALQALCKLIAASETGEQLISRAVKNMVGMLHQVLAQLQAGEKEPEFSLAPIQVSISVQLWRLPGCHEFLAALGFDLCEVGQEEVTLKTGKQASRRTMHFALQTLLALFDSTELPKRLSLDSSSSLESLASAQSVSNPGPLGYREQPPFSPTCPDGLASDAISVYSLSSIASSISFASKPEGLLDGGGPRGRQDCERPKPAYPQRPPLPRGPFSPQSGPGKEEEEYEGFSIISNEPLASSPEGRRARFSPDHKPSRTHAAGGVQVSVSSPNSPIKMTLVPSPNSPFQKVGKLAGSDTGESDQSSTETDSTVKSQEENNQPPKLDPQELAQKILEETQSHLLAVEHLQRSSSQLEAGHSGGGGSLERGASTPTGASSFRSSESSAFSRPLCSSGSKGQPPPAPLKPKPPSRSCSLQKISSGYSSPTTSEASAREGAGPPSGQPPPSPDAHGPLAEQPLFRLKYPSSPYSTHIAKSPRNLSPSSGHHSPAGSTPSPVALSYSSASSARSSPADAPALDKLKMAAIDEKVQAIHNLKMFWQNAPQPSAGPVRLFRGSSGRGASRRDVLSLLNLSPRHGKEAATDKLELKELSRPPPPPLPASPPNPPNGHRRPSPRAPPQPPLPTSTPGPGHPVRLPSGNGYKFLSPGRFFPSSKC from the exons GCCTACTTCCGACAGGGCGTTGCCCTCCAGTACCTTGGGCGCCATGCCGATGCCCTGGCCGCCTTTGCCTCTGGCTTGGCCCAGGACCCCAAGAGTCTGCAGCTCCtggtggggatggtggaagcCGCCATGAAGTCCCCCATGCGAG aGTCCCTGGAGCCGACCTACCAGCAGCTGCAGAAGATGAAGCTGGAGAAGAGCCCCTTCGTGGTCGTCTCCGTGGTCGGCCAGGAGCTGCTGACTGCCGGCCACCACGGGGCCTCGGTGGTGGTCCTGGAGGCGGCCTTGAAAATCGGCACCTGCAGCCTGAAGCTGCGCGGCTCCGTCTTCTCGGCCCTGAGCAGCGCCCACTGGTCCTTGGGCAACGCCGAGAAGAGCACCGGCTACATGCAGCAGGACCTGGACGTGGCCAAGACTTTAG GTGACCAGATGGGCGAATGCCGGGCTCACGGGAATCTGGGCTCCGCATTCTTCTCCAAGGGGAGCTACCGCGAAGCCTTGACCAACCACAGACATCAGCTGATGCTGGCGATGAAGCTCAAGGACAGAGAG GCCGCCTCCTCGGCCCTCAGCAGCCTGGGCCACGTCTACACGGCCATCGGCGACTACCCCAACGCCCTGGCCAGCCACAAGCAGTGCGTCCTGCTGGCCAAGCAGGGCAAGGACGAGCTCTCGGAGGCCCGGGAGCTGGGCAACATGGGGGCTGTCTACATCGCCATGGGCGACTTTGAGCACGCCGTCCAGTCCCACGAGCAGCACCTGGCCATCGCCAAGGCCCTGGGCAACCAGCGGGAGGAGGCCCGGGCCTACAGCAACCTGGGCAGCGCCTACCACTACCGCCGCAACTTCGACAAGGCCATGTCCTACCACAACCACGTGCTGGAGCTGGCCCAGCGGCTGGGGGAGAAGCCCATCGAGATGCGGGCCTATGCCGGCCTGGGCCACGCGGCCCGCTGCATGCAGGACCTCCCCAGGGCCCAGCAgtaccaccagcagcagctcagcATCGCCGAGAGCCTGCAGGATCGGGCCGCCGAGGGCCGGGCCTCCTCCAATCTGG GCATCATCCACCAGATGAAGGGCGACTACGAGACGGCTCTGAAGCTGCACAAGGCGCACCTGTCCATCGCGCAGGAGCTGAACGACTACGCGGCGCAGGGCCGGGCCTACGGCAACATGGGCAACGCCTACAACGCGCTGGGCGCTTTCGACCAGGCGGTCAAGTACCACCGGCAGGAGCTGCAGATCTCCATGGAGGTGAACGACCGGGCCTCGCAGGCCTCCACCCACGGCAACCTGGCGGTGGCCTACCAGGCGCTGGGCGCCCACGACCGGGCCCTGCAGCACTACCAGAACCACCTCAACATCGCCCGGGAGCTGCGGGACGTGCAGAGCGAGGCCCGGGCCCTGGGCAACCTGGGCAACTTCCACTCCTCGCGGGGGGAGTTCGCCCAGGCCACCCCCTACTACGAGCAGTACCTGCAGCTCTCCCCGGAGCTGCAGGACATGGAGGGCGAGGGCAAGGTCTGCCACAACCTGGGCTACGCCCACTACTGCCTGGGCCACTTCGAGGAGGCCGTCAAGTTCTACGAGCAGGACCTGGCCCTGGCCAAGGACCTGCACGACAAGCTCAGCCAGGCCAAGGCCTACTGCAACCTGGGCCTGGCCTTCAAGGCCCTGGCCCGCTTCGGCCAGGCCGAGGAGTGCCAGAAGTACCTCCTCTCACTGGCCCAGGCGCTGGGCAACGCCCAGGCCAAGTTCCGGGCCCTGGGCAACCTGGGCGACATCGCCGTCTGCCGCAAGGACCTGGCCGGGGCCATCAAGTGCTACGAGCAGCAGCTGGGCCTGGCCCACCAGGCCACCGACCGGCGGCTGGAGGCCAGCGCCTACGCAGCCCTGGGCTCGGCCTACCGGCTGGTGCAGAAGTACGACAAGGCCCTGGGCTACCACACCCAGGAGCTGGAGGTCTACCAGGAGCTGGGCGAGGTGCCCGGGGAGTGCCGGGCCCACGGGCACCTGGCGGCCGTCTACATGGCCCTGGGCAAGTTCACCATGGCCTTCAAGTGCTACGAGGAGCAGCTGGAGCTGGGCCAGAGGCTGAAGGAGCCGGGCATCGAGGCCCAGGTCTACGGCAACATGGGCCTCACCAAGATGAACCTGAGCGCCGTCGAGGAGGCCATCGGCTACTTCGAGCAGGAGCTGGCCACCCTGCAGCAGCTGAGCGGCAGCGAGGCCGTGCTCAGCCGGGGCCGGGCCTTCGGCAACCTGGGCGACTGCTACGAGGCCCTGGGGGACTTCGAGGAGGCCATCAAGTACTACGAGCAGTACCTGTCCGTGGCCCAGAGCCTCCGCCACATGCAGGACCAGGTGAAGGCCTACTGGGGCCTGGGCAGCGGGCACAG GGCCATGGGGAACCTGCAGCAGGCACTGGTCTGCTTTGAGAAgcggctggtggtggcccacGAGCTGGGGGAGGCCTTCGACAAGGCCCAGGCCTACGGGGAGCTGGGCACCCTCCACAGCCAGCTGGGCAACTACGAGCAAGCCATCTCCTGCCTGGAGCGCCAGCTGGGCATCGCCCGGGAGATGAAGGACCAGGCCCTGGAGGGCAGCGCCGCCTGCGGCCTGGGCAGCGTCTACCAGCAGATGGGCGAGTTCGACATGGCCCTCCAGTTCCACCAGATGGACCTCCGCATCGCCGAGGAGACCGGCAACCCCGCCTGCCAGGGCCGGGCCTACGGCAACCTGGGCCTGACGTACGAGTCGCTGGGCACCTACGAGAGAGCCGTGGTCTACCAGGAGCAGCACCTGAGCCTGGCGGCCCAGATGAACGACCTGGTGGCCAAAACGGCCTCCTACAGCAGCCTGGGCCGGACACACCACGCCTTGCAGAACTACTCCCAGGCCGTGATGTACCTGCAGGAAG GGCTGAGGCTGGCCGAGCAACTGGGGCGCAGGGAGGACGAGGCCCGCATCCGGCACGGGCTGGGCCTGTCGCTCTGGGCCAGCGGCAACCTGGAGGAGGCCCAGCACCAG CTCTACCGGGCCTCGGCCCTCTTCGAGACCATCCGGCACGAGGCGCAGCTCAGCACGGACTACAAGCTCTCCCTCTTCGACCTCCAGACCGCCTCCTACCAGGCCCTGCAGCGGGTGCTGGTCAGCCTGG ggcACCATGAGGAGGCGCTGGCGGTGGCGGAGCGGGGCCGCACGCGGGCCTTTGCCGACCTGCTGGTGGAGCGCCAGACGGGGCAGCAGGACTCCGACCCCGACTGCCCCGTGACGGTCGACCAGGTCCTGGAGACGGTGAACGGCCAGCGGGGGCTGGTCCTCTACTACTCCTTGGCCGCCGGATACCTCTACAGCTGGCTCCTGGCTCCTGGGGCAG GAATCCTGAAGTTCCACGAATGCTTCTTGGGCGACGGCCCAGCCGAGAGCGCCGGGGACTTCCAGGAGAGCAGCGCCAGCCTCCAGGCGGTCACCAGCACCACCCTGGAGCAGCTCAGCGCCAGTGTGAGGGAGGCCCTGGGGGTCGACTCCTACTATGTGCG CGCCTGCGCCAGCAGTGAGACGGAGAGCGAGGCGGGAGACCTCAACGAGCAGCCCTTCGAGGAGGCAAACAACAAGCTGAATTCCGCCACGGACCCCTCCGGCTTCCTCCGGATGGTCAGCCGGAACAACCTCCTGAacag GAGCTGCCAGAGCATGAGCAGTCTCTTCAGCGGGCCCGTCTCCCCCGCCAAGGAGGCCACGTCTTCGCTGCCCCGGCGGCCTGCCTCCTTCAGCAAGCCGCCGCTGCGCGCTCTCTACGACCTGCTGATCGGGCCCATGGAAGGG GGCCTGATGCACTCCAGCGGGCCGGTGGGGCGCCCCCGGCAGCTCACCCTGGTCCTGGAAGGAGAGCTCTACCTCGTGCCCTTCGCTCTCCTCAAGGGCAGCTCCTCCAACGAGTACCTGTACGAGCGCTTCAGCCTCATCGCCGTGCCCTCCATCCGCGCCCTCGGCCCCAGCGCCAAG AGCCAGGCCAAGAAGACGCCCGCCGCCTACGCCGGCTCGCCCTCCATGGCCGCCGTCATTGGCAGCCCCAAGCTGCCCTCCTCGGTGATGGACCGCTGGCTGTGGGGGCCCATGCCTTCCGCCGAGGAGGAGGCCTATGCCGTCTCGGAGCTGCTGGGCTGCCAGCCGCTGGTGGGCGGCCTGGCCACCAAGGAGCGGGTGATGAGCGCCCTGGCCCAGGCCGAGTGTGCCCACTTCGCCACCCACATCTCCTGGAAGCTGGCCGCCCTGGTCCTGACGCCCAGCGCCGAGGGCGGTGCCGCTGGTGCCGGcagtgggggcggcgggggcagcggcggcagcagcaagagctcctttgGGAACTCCTACACCATCCCGGAGTCGCTGCGGGTGCAGGACGACGCGAGCGACGCGGAGAGCCTCTCGGACTGCCCCCCCCTGCAAGAGTTCCTGCTGACGGCGGCCGACGTGCTGGAGCTGCGCCTGCCCCTCAAGCTGGTGGTGCTGGGCGCCTACCAGGAGTCCCCCAGCAGCAAGGCCACGGCCGACGGGGTCATCGGGCTGACGCGGGCCTTCCTGGCGGCCGGCGCCCACTGCGTGCTGGTGGCCCTGTGGCCGGTCCCCGTGCCGGCCTCCAAGCTCTTTGTGCACGCCTTCTACACCGCCCTGCTCAGCGGCCTGAAGGCCAGCGCGGCCCTGGCCGAGGCCATGAAGGCTGTGCAGAGCAGCCCGCAGTTCGGCCACCCCTCCAACTGGGCAG GCTTCACTCTGATTGGGAGCGACGTCAAGCTGAACAGCCCGTCCTCTCTGATCGGGCAGGCCTTGACCGACATCCTGCAGCACCCAGAGCGGGCCCGCGACGCCCTGCGGGTCCTCCTGCACCTG GTGGAGAAGTCCCTGCAGCGGATCCACAGCGGGCAGCACAACTCCATGTACACCTCCCAGCAGAGCGTGGAGAACAAGGTGGGGGGCATCCCCGGCTGGCAGGCCCTGCTGACGGCGGTGGGCTTCCGGCTGGACCCCCCTGCCAGTGGGCTCCCGGCCGCCGTCTTCTTCCCCACCGCGGACCCCGGCGATCGCCTCCAGCAGTGCAGCACCACCATCCAGTCCCTGCTTG GCTTGCCCTCCGCGGCCCTGCAGGCTCTCTGCAAGCTCATTGCCGCTTCGGAGACCGGGGAGCAGCTCATCAGCCGG GCTGTTAAAAATATGGTGGGAATG CTCCACCAGGTCCTGGCGCAGCTGCAGGCTGGAGAGAAGGAGCCGGAGTTCTCCTTGGCCCCCATTCAGGTCTCCATCAGTGTCCAGCTCTGGCGGCTGCCCGGGTGCCACGAGTTCCTGGCCGCTCTCG GCTTTGACCTGTGCGAAGTGGGCCAGGAAGAGGTGACCCTGAAGACGGGCAAGCAGGCCAGCCGGAGGACCATGCACTTTGCTCTCCAGACCCTGCTGGCCCTTTTCG ACTCCACGGAGCTCCCCAAGCGGCTGAGCCTGGACAGCTCCTCCTCGCTGGAGTCGTTGGCCTCGGCGCAGTCGGTCTCCAACCCGGGGCCGCTGGGCTACCGTGAGCAGCCGCCCTTCTCGCCCACCTGCCCCGACGGCCTGGCCTCGGACGCCATCTCCGTGTACAGCCTGAGCTCCATCGCCTCTTCCATCAGCTTCGCCTCCAAGCCCGAGGGCCTCCTGGACGGGGGCGGCCCCCGCGGGCGCCAGGACTGCGAGAGGCCCAAGCCCGCCTACCCGCAAAGGCCCCCGCTGCCCCGCGGCCCCTTCTCGCCCCAGAGTGGCCccggcaaggaggaggaggagtacgaGGGCTTCTCCATCATCAGCAACGAGCCCCTGGCCAGCTCTCCGGAGGGCAGGCGGGCCCGCTTCTCCCCCGACCACAAGCCCTCCCGGACTCACGCGGCCGGAGGGGTCCAGGTCTCCGTCAGCTCCCCCAACTCCCCCATCAAGATGACGCTCGTGCCCAGCCCCAACTCCCCTTTCCAGAAGGTGGGGAAGCTGGCCGGCTCCGACACTGGGGAGTCGGACCAGTCCAGCACCGAAACGGACAGCACCGTCAAGTCTCAGGAGGAGAACAACCAGCCCCCCAAGCTGGACCCCCAGGAGCTGGCCCAGAAGATCCTGGAGGAGACGCAGAGCCACCTCCTGGCTGTGGAGCACCTGCAGCGGAGCAGCAGCCAGCTGGAGGCCGGccacagcggcggcggcggcagcctggAGAGGGGGGCCTCCACGCCCACCGGCGCCTCCTCCTTCCGCTCCTCGGAGAGCAGCGCCTTCAGCCGGCCTCTCTGCTCCTCCGGCTCCAAGGGCCAGCCTCCTCCCGCCCCGCTGAAGCCAAAGCCCCCCAGCAGGAGCTGCTCCCTGCAGAAGATCAGCTCCGGCTACAGCAGCCCCACCACCTCCGAAGCCTCGGCCAGGGAGGGGGCCGGGCCCCCCAGCGGCCAGCCGCCCCCCAGCCCGGACGCCCACGGCCCGCTGGCGGAGCAGCCCCTCTTCCGGCTCAAGTACCCCAGCTCGCCCTACAGCACCCACATCGCCAAGTCGCCCCGGAACCTCTCCCCGAGCTCGGGGCACCACTCCCCGGCGggcagcaccccctcccccgTCGCCCTCTCCTACTCCTCCGCCAGCTCCGCCCGCTCCAGCCCCGCCGACGCGCCCGCCCTCGACAAGCTCAAGATGGCCGCCATCGACGAGAAGGTGCAGGCCATCCACAACCTGAAGATGTTCTGGCAGAACGCCCCGCAGCCCTCCGCCGGCCCCGTGCGGCTCTTCCGGGGCTCTTCCGGGCGAGGGGCCTCCCGGAGGGACGTCCTCAGCCTGCTGAACTTGTCGCCGCGGCACGGCAAGGAGGCAGCCACGGACAAGCTGGAGCTGAAGGAGCTctcccggccgccgccgccccccctccccgcctcccccccgAACCCCCCCAACGGGCACAGGCGTCCCAGCCCCCGGGCCCCGCcacagcccccactccccaccagcACTCCGGGGCCGGGGCACCCCGTCCGGCTGCCCTCGGGGAACGGTTACAAGTTCTTGTCCCCCGGGCGCTTCTTCCCCTCCTCCAAGTGCTGA